A single region of the Eriocheir sinensis breed Jianghai 21 unplaced genomic scaffold, ASM2467909v1 Scaffold50, whole genome shotgun sequence genome encodes:
- the LOC126992761 gene encoding uncharacterized protein LOC126992761 yields the protein MPTNNNSTNNKLNNINNNNNNNNSGSGSEVLFHQTVKENALPMYKKVRPGEWVRPLGSMEAMSVIGGHLGMFNTVQAMWLSAPRPVEARQVKDAMAAVARRTGVLQLCVGRRALWPWFRRAEPHDLPFAVVDGDPLAAYSQALHEPYDMARGPLWRARLVVGPGAGAAQGAGPLDSEDEGEAGTEGAAWRGVLVVAVHHCVTDGLTNAVLCQDVLEALNGLATGGAASPPPPPPLRPVTQAVSDHLLGPADYLYALPYLVRKIIGRLVLSYDRRLYLDGALPRPSAPDSAPVTRVVQRGLTRAASRQLTARCRAAGVSVHSCVVAAANLALLRVAQSCAAPRAVPRASLNTTNCVNMRRYFPAALRGAAGCHIGLEEHEHEVDERHGASAAAFWGLAEALHVRLQHSLAEARMPLRNGPLFWPCSLMFWMNSVLARHGLPHRTDAHLVTTNMGDYRDVLPGVAARGGPVQAVHVLRSVAAPLAGHPFTLTFHTFRGRLLLALDYFTSKTTPEAAHALIHHLHHILHALATTGAPPPPTPPDTLIPTPTDEDRDTPSPILPPTPADTPSPTPTDEDRDTPSPILPPTPADTPSPTPTDEDRDTPSPILPPTPADTPSPTPTDEDRDTPSPIIPPTPADTPSPTPTDTDTDTDTPPDTGVSLPPPGTPTPTDRDAPSSIHTYTPPPTPTPTDVHTHTSRHAHAHTHRIEEEI from the exons ATGCCGACTAACAACAACAGTACCAATAACAAactcaacaatatcaacaacaacaacaacaacaacaacagcggcagcGGCAGTGAAGTCCTTTTCCATCAGACGGTGAAGGAGAACGCGCTGCCGATGTACAAGAAAG TGCGCCCCGGGGAGTGGGTTCGGCCGCTGGGCAGCATGGAGGCCATGTCGGTGATCGGGGGCCACCTGGGCATGTTCAACACGGTGCAGGCGATGTGGCTCAGCGCGCCGCGACCCGTGGAGGCCCGGCAGGTGAAGGACGCGATGGCCGCCGTggccag ACGCACGGGCGTGCTGCAGCTGTGCGTGGGTCGCCGCGCCCTGTGGCCGTGGTTCCGCCGCGCGGAGCCGCACGACCTTCCCTTCGCCGTGGTGGACGGCGACCCGCTGGCCGCCTACAGCCAGGCCCTGCACGAGCCCTACGACATGGCGCGGGGCCCGTTGTGGCGCGCCCGGTTGGTGGTGGGGCCCGGGGCGGGGGCGGCGCAGGGAGCGGGGCCGCTGGACagcgaggacgagggcgaggcgGGCACGGAGGGCGCGGCCTGGCGCGGCGTGCTGGTGGTGGCCGTGCACCACTGCGTCACGGACGGCCTCACCAACGCCGTGCTGTGCCAGGACGTGCTGGAGGCGCTCAACGGCCTGGCCACGGGGGGCGccgcgtcgccgccgccgccgccgccgctgcggCCCGTGACGCAGGCCGTGTCGGACCACCTGCTCGGCCCAGCGGACTACCTGTACGCGCTGCCCTACCTCGTCAGGAAGATCATCGGCCGCCTGGTGCTGAGCTACGACCGGCGGCTGTACCTGGACGGCGCCCTGCCGCGCCCGTCCGCGCCAGACTCCGCGCCCGTTACCCGCGTGGTGCAGCGCGGCCTGACACGCGCGGCCTCGCGGCAGCTGACGGCGCGGTGCCGCGCGGCGGGCGTGTCTGTGCATAGCTGCGTGGTGGCGGCCGCCAACCTGGCGCTGCTGCGCGTGGCCCAGAGCTGCGCCGCGCCGCGCGCCGTGCCCCGCGCCTCCCTCAACACCACCAACTGCGTCAACATGCGGCGGTACTTCCCCGCGGCGCTGCGCGGCGCGGCGGGCTGCCACATCGGCCTGGAGGAGCACGAGCACGAGGTGGATGAGCGGCACGGCGCCAGCGCGGCGGCCTTCTGGGGCCTGGCCGAGGCGCTGCACGTCCGCCTGCAGCACAGCCTCGCCGAGGCGCGCATGCCGCTGCGCAACGGGCCGCTGTTCTGGCCGTGCAGCCTCATGTTCTGGATGAACAGCGTGCTGGCGCGGCACGGACTGCCGCACCGCACCGACGCCCATCTCGTCACCACCAACATGGGCGACTACCGCGACGTGCTGCCGGGCGTGGCGGCGCGCGGCGGGCCCGTGCAGGCCGTGCACGTGCTGCGCTCCGTGGCGGCGCCGCTGGCCGGGCACCCCTTCACGCTCACCTTCCACACCTTCCGCGGCCGCCTGCTGCTGGCCCTGGACTACTTCACCTCCAAGACCACGCCCGAGGCCGCCCACGCCCTcatccaccacctgcaccacatcCTGCACGCCCTGGCCACCACCGGCGCGCCGCCGCCACCCACGCCGCCAGACACACTCATTCCCACGCCCACGGACGAGGACAGGGACACGCCTTCACCCATACTTCCACCCACACCCGCAGACACACCCTCACCCACGCCCACGGACGAGGACAGGGACACGCCTTCACCCATACTTCCACCCACACCCGCAGACACACCCTCACCCACGCCCACGGACGAGGACAGGGACACGCCTTCACCCATACTACCACCCACGCCCGCAGACACACCCTCACCCACGCCCACGGACGAAGACAGGGACACGCCTTCACCCATAATTCCACCCACGCCCGCAGACACACCCTCGCCCACGCCcacggacacagacacagacacggacACGCCACCAGACACCGGGGTGTCGCTGCCGCCTCCaggcacgcccacgcccacggacAGGGACGCGCCTTCatccatacacacatacactccaCCACCTACGCCCACGCCCACGGACGTCCACACCCACACCTCCagacacgcccacgcccacacccatagaatagaagaggaaatatga
- the LOC126992760 gene encoding glutamic acid-rich protein-like — MGCAESSLPGAGEEAAGEAAEGGSHTNEGAGENASVGVGGELEDVGSEDGGEEDQEAKEEGGKTEETEGMKENVGGEIGTQNEDARSVKMGVLSHPPTSIPLLNSALELSQGSRPTSTRSTHSAPSTHSARTIRSRGGEVRASSANSSRKTVIMTRSKDWTDLPLPGTVSEDPDAAPEDLAPVHETGETEGKTTENDPNVNMPGAGTGERDASEVLKEYKDLLLAQVVTEQKLDETVDTDGVSPFRVTSGAGVGDVNEPQVTDTPPGAEIQGETEENEVKEEEEEEEANKDVENLIKEMEEEITANMEEGGNGETKEEEEEEEKKKEEEEEEKEEKETEPTKSVKSAKSVKSLRSVNSAVSAGLGMALSRISVKSVKSVNRDELTAPDQSNERGDDFGMAQSTLSVKSASSVKSVNRDDLTAPDQSNEREDDFGIAQSTISVKSASSVKSASLVKSVERDDLTTSEQIERADGVFGIAQSTISVKSVKSTEGMNLTAFDQSGEREDALATSVKSAGSVKSVKSVEGMEFDNPGTSVISVKTFTDDSETQEDPVNSVNSVNSVNSVKSVNGLLTDDQAAEHDITTLPSPPTSPPPPESVKFAQLTNLTDHRFDMSGGDNNDDKEEEEEKEEEEEEKKEEGLRDLTNEGNDIYYDKKEEEGKLETKDTELTNEGIGINSDKNEENGDNTQDFNAFLGAYEGGIDGGIDDKQEEGESLIKTEDEANNSIEYYNFNILNSTNREEEDTKEEEEEEKKEEEEKVEFGEWNSQNREEDKENENKEEEEEERKKTEEEEEEKRRELNLFGNPFNYTEENGSSAYEENGKRLAEERKEWETKENEEWNEGREKVDKEEVEEEEEWNKYVEEDLQAREKEEGGGGIYDESGRGENEEEEERKEEEEEEEGGERRGIYEIEINGEEKEEIEEEKEETSIFGTKEEEANQETGTKEEEEEEEEEEEERKRREEEGERIIGGVEDYTSRITNITEDSGSIKGDIRSIRGFS, encoded by the exons ATGGGGTGCGCGGAGAGCTCACTTccaggggcgggggaggaggcggcgggagaAGCGGCTGAAGGAGGGTCCCACACTAACGAAGGAGCGGGTGAGAATGCGAGCGTGGGCGTAGGAGGCGAGCTGGAGGATGTAGGAAgcgaggatggaggggaggaggaccaagaggcgaaggaagaaggagggaagactgAAGAAactgagggaatgaaggaaaacgtGGGTGGGGAAATTGGAACCCAGAATGAGGATGCGAGAAGCGTCAAAATGGGCGTGTTAAGTCATCCACCGACCTCTATTCCACTTCTAAACTCCGCATTAGAGCTAAGCCAGGGGAGCAGACCCACATCCACCCGCTCCACCCACTCCGCACCTTCCACCCACTCCGCAAGGACGATCCGCAGCAGAGGAGGGGAAGTGCGTGCGAGCTCGGCGAATTCAAGTAGAAAAACCGTGATTATGACAAGGAGCAAAGACTGGACCGACCTTCCCTTGCCTGGCACCGTGTCCGAAGACCCCGACGCTGCCCCTGAAGACCTCGCCCCGGTGCACGAAACTGGCGAAACGGAGGGGAAAACAACGGAAAATGACCCCAACGTTAACATGCCGGGTGCTGGGACAGGGGAGCGTGACGCCTCGGAAGTGTTAAAGGAATATAAAGATTTACTCTTGGCCCAGGTGGTAACGGAGCAGAAACTTGATGAAACTGTCGATACGGATGGAGTTTCGCCTTTCCGGGTAACCTCAGGCGCAGGTGTGGGTGACGTTAATGAGCCCCAGGTGACGGACACTCCCCCGGGGGCCGAAATTCAAGGGGAAactgaagaaaatgaagtgaaggaagaggaggaggaagaggaggcgaataAGGACGTAGAGAatttgataaaggagatggaagaagagataacagcgaatatggaggaaggagggaatggag agacgaaagaggaggaagaggaggaagagaagaagaaagaagaggaggaggaggagaaggaagagaaggaaacagaaccaACAAAATCAGTCAAATCTGCAAAATCAGTTAAATCGCTTCGTTCAGTCAACTCAGCGGTGTCAGCAGGCTTAGGAATGGCCCTGTCAAGAAtttcagtcaagtcagtcaaatCAGTCAACAGGGATGAATTGACAGCCCCAGATCAGTCAAATGAGAGAGGGGATGACTTTGGAATGGCCCAGTCAACCCTCTCAGTCAAATCAGCTAGTTCAGTCAAATCAGTCAACAGGGATGATTTGACAGCCCCAGATCAGTcaaatgaaagagaagatgacTTTGGAATAGCTCAGTCTACAATATCAGTCAAGTCAGCAAGTTCAGTCAAATCAGCAAGTTTAGTCAAATCAGTCGAGAGAGATGATTTGACAACCTCAGAGCAGATAGAAAGGGCAGATGGTGTCTTCGGAATAGCTCAGTCAACCAtttcagtcaagtcagtcaagtCCACCGAAGGAATGAATCTGACAGCTTTCGATCagtcaggggagagagaggacgcCCTGGCCACCTCAGTCAAATCCGCGGGTTCAGTCAAATCAGTCAAATCAGTAGAGGGAATGGAATTTGACAACCCGGGAACGTCAGTCATTTCAGTCAAGACGTTTACAGATGACTCAGAAACCCAAGAAGATCCAGTCAATTCAGTCAACTCAGTCAACTCAGTCAACTCAGTCAAATCAGTCAACGGTTTACTGACTGACGACCAAGCTGCTGAACATGACATCACCACGCTACCGtcgccaccaacatcaccaccaccaccagaatcagTCAAATTTGCTCAACTGACTAACTTGACTGACCACCGATTTGACATGAGTGGTGgggataataacgatgataaagaagaggaagaggagaaagaggaagaggaggaggagaaaaaagaagaaggattgaGAGACTTGACGAATGAGGGAAATGACATATATtacgataaaaaggaggaggaggggaagctggAAACAAAAGATACAGAACTTACGAATGAGGGAATAGGGATAAACTCCGATAAGAATGAGGAAAACGGGGATAACACGCAAGATTTCAATGCCTTCCTGGGCGCTTACGAAGGAGGAATAGACGGAGGAATCGATGataaacaggaagagggagaaagcttGATAAAAACGGAAGATGAAGCAAATAACTCGATAGAATATTACAACTTCAACATTCTGAATTCAAcgaacagggaagaggaagatacgaaggaggaagaggaggaagaaaagaaagaagaagaagagaaagtagaatttGGAGAATGGAATAGCCAAAacagagaagaagacaaagagaatgaaaacaaagaagaagaagaagaagaaaggaagaaaacagaagaagaggaggaagaaaagagaagggaattgaaTCTCTTTGGTAACCCCTTCAATTATACCGAAGAAAACGGGTCATCAGCttacgaagaaaacgggaaacggctggcggaggagaggaaagaatgggaaacgaaagaaaacgaagaatggaatgagggaagagagaaagtggataaagaggaggtggaggaggaggaggagtggaacaaATACGTGGAAGAGGATTTACAagcaagagagaaggaggaaggaggaggaggaatatatgatgaaagtggaagaggagaaaatgaagaagaggaagaaagaaaggaagaagaagaagaagaagaaggaggagaaagaagaggaatatatgaaatagaaataaacggagaagaaaaagaagaaattgaagaagaaaaggaggaaacatcTATCTttggaacgaaggaagaagaagcaaatcAGGAAACAGgaaccaaagaagaagaagaagaggaagaagaggaggaggaagaaaggaagaggagagaagaggagggagagagaataatcgGTGGAGTTGAAGACTACACAAGCAGGATCACAAATATAACAGAGGATTCGGGGAGCATTAAGGGGGACATCCGGAGTATCAGAGGATTTTCATAA
- the LOC126992763 gene encoding uncharacterized protein LOC126992763, producing the protein GGGGGGGDGDGGGGDGGGGDGGDGGGGDGGGDGGGGGGGGGDGGGGGGGGGGGGGGGGGGDGGGGDGGGGDGGGGGDGGGGGGGGGGGDGGGGGGGDGGGGGGGGGG; encoded by the coding sequence ggtggtggtggtggtggtggtgatggtgatggtggtggtggtgatggtggtggtggtgatggtggtgatggtggtggtggtgatggtggtggtgatggtggtggtggtggtggtggtggtggtgatggtggtggtggtggtggtggtggtggtggtggtggtggtggtggtggtggtggtgatggtggtggtggtgatggtggtggtggtgatggtggtggtggtggtgatggtggtggtggtggtggtggtggtggtggtggtgatggtggtggtggtggtggtggtgatggtggtggtggtggtggtggtggtggtggt